CAGCTATTTTCTCCAAATCGTAGACCGCTATCGCTTCGGGTATTGCTTTCACTGCCTGGAGGAGGAACGGGCAATCGTCCCCCGGATGGAAGTAGAGCAGGTCCACGAACCTCCTTGCGGCCAGGATGGAGAAAATCGCTGAGCCTGAATAGGCCGCGCTTCCTCCGATTATCAGGAGCTTGCCGTTCTGGCCCTTGTGCGAATCCTTTTCCGGCTTGTGCAGCGAGAATTTTTTTCCCATGGAATCAGGATTTGAGACCGAGCGCGTCCTTCGCCTTCTGGAAGCTTTCCTGGGCCGGCTTTATCGCAACGTGCGTTATGTCCGACAATTTGCCCACGATGTAAACGCTCTCCAGATTCACCCCTTTGTTTGAAAGCTTGCGGGTTATCTTTCCGAGCTCGCCGGGCCGGTTCTGCATGTCCACAACTATTATGTCCGCCTCGGAAAGCCTGAGCCCGGGAAGTTTTGAAAGGTGCTTCATCGCAGTGGTTGAATCGTTGGTGAGAATCCTGAAAATCGCCGCGTCTTCGGCGCTGTATGCGGAAA
The Candidatus Micrarchaeia archaeon genome window above contains:
- a CDS encoding ACT domain-containing protein, whose amino-acid sequence is MGETYMKEITIRAENKVGALADVAELLGGLGVNIEAISAYSAEDAAIFRILTNDSTTAMKHLSKLPGLRLSEADIIVVDMQNRPGELGKITRKLSNKGVNLESVYIVGKLSDITHVAIKPAQESFQKAKDALGLKS